GCACACTTCTTCCTTCCACATTGTCttctgattttatttaaaatttaaataattctttttcgaGTCAAAcgatttatttacaattatatatacacacaggACCTTCCAGTCTGACTAGGTAGAATATATTATCCTCCTTAAAAACTGGAATAAAATTAaggaaattttatgtaaattgttCTCCAAGATTACTCGATGCGTCAGAAATTTGTTCcctaaattatttacttatttaataatttggattatttaaagagatattattttattacagaacattattgttttaatataaaaattaaattaaagatgaagtaaaatacaaaaaaagaataaatgtgTCTTTTACGTAttacgtattaatttttacaaaatttcaacCTAACGCTGatgacatttaattattagactCTAATGTAATTTAGTGGAGCAATACAAAGTACACTCTGCTCGTACTATTTTACAAATCTAATCACTCAAAAAAATGATCTTGCAAATTACCACCATTACCAGAATACttcattataataacaaacagttttatttagtccaagtaaattttgttgaacCAAAAGATGTCTTGTTAATTCAATTGGCTGTTTCTTCCAAAAAATGGCATTTCACGAAATGTATAGTACAACAGAGGTACTCGCACTTCCTCAAAAGTTGGAACAAAGTTTTTTCGGGAAGGAACAACATTTTGGATCTTATCTTGTTTACGGTCAGTCaggtttatatttaaaatttcctgTAACAAacgtaaaatgttttattaattaattatttgcaaaaatctttctttctttctaagaacattatataaaatactctGTATCATAAATCGAACATTATCTTACGCAgaatatcatttattcattatgaaatatttataatacttaaaaaatattccatttttgatattaaagttactgtacattttatcatatttaaattgagatttaattggaaaatttttgtgtaaagaTCTATCGTTTTAGTGTTTGTGCATTAGGTATTACCTTTTGCTGTTTGCTACGATAACCATTTGATGCTGGTtccattgaaaattttgttaattctgTTTGTTTGGGAAGAAATCTCAAAATCACTTGTGGCCTTTCATTTAGGTTGTTGCAGTAATAGTGCGGAAGATATGTATGTATgggatatatgtatgtattcgAAAAAGGGGTGATTGCAGGCTCTGTTATATCATCATTCTTTATTTGACGATTCTTCACACGCTTATCTATATATGAGAGAAGAacgaatttatatatttacgtttgttttacttttatatctaatattattatattatttttaagataagcGTAAGGTAGATTTAAATTATCCCACGAAGACAtcgaactttatttttattttttaaaatatttaccgtTAGTGTTGATAAGCTCGTATGAGTCGATTGTAGAATGTTTGATGTCAGTTGAGGGCAACTTCGCGGTCACATCATTGCCATGTGTAACGAAAGCAGATGTACTGAATTCGGAGTTCGTAAGATCGGATCTACGCGTTCTTTTGTTGTGATGTATTATCTGAAAAAACATCAcacttaaaaatatcttgataaaTTGGAGTCAATTTTCGTGTACaagaataagataaatatcaacttattaattaagGCAATAATGTTAGTACATATGTATTCATTGCGTACagtaaattgatatttgatgtcccgtatatttaaaatattatacatataatataaagtgtaaaattaagtcaaatttaaaaggatgataaaataataataaaattttacgaaactGAATTAATGAGACAAAGATTACTTTATCataattgttgaaataataGCGTGATAACAGTGTACCTTGTATTGCGGAAGAGTAGAATAATGTAGATCGCTGCCAAATTGTTGTACGTAGCCGGATTGAATGTCGGCAAGTATGATACTTATCAACGAAATTATTATCACTAagtactaaaataaaattaaagaaattttatgcaGATTTTTCCCGAACAGATGATTTGAtatgacaaaaatttgttttctaaattacttttatttaaatttaaaattaaagagatatttaacacttttatggatttattgtataacatttttttaatataaaaattggattaaaaaagaagtaaaatataaaagaagaaaaaatgtattttattacttattaatttttaccaaATTTCTGcctaaaaaatgataattattgaaGAATTATAATACTAGAAGTTAAAAgcataaaaatgttaagtaaATGTAAACAGTATATCAGAAAAGTTTACTCACTAATCCTCGATATGGAAGCATGGTCTCTTGTTGCTCTTGCTACAGTTTGCCTGAGATTAACCTGACTTTTTTTGTCTGTCAAGTGTAAATAACTCGCAGAATCGTTGACATTACGAATTTTTTGTATTCCGAAATTTGAGTAGCTTTCAATTTGAGGCCGTTGTGAaattatcaaagaaaaaagatacgGTGTCatcaaatgtttttataaaagcaaaacttttatatattcaaaaatgttaatgGTACAAATTTGCTGCATATgctaaaatttgatatattactttaacaAAAGCGATTGTATATcggtatatatttatcatcCTTTactagtaaataaaaaaaattcgatacatatgtatattgtgaATCATAGTGAATATTAAGTTTGGTATATTAGTACATTGAACCTATGTTGGTGATAAGCAACTAGTATAGTGAGAAGCTTTACGCTTTTTCATCAACCATAAGCAAGATTTCTAAGACAGAATTTTCTTCGTATCGCAAAGAAGTCATTAGCTATCCTGTAATGGAGGTATTCAGCAGGTCAGCTTTGACCCCGTAAGCTAAGACCGGTACCGGTATTTGACACTTGGTTTACCTACGGAGATAGGTCATgcgacatttttcgttttttatcttCCAGCAATGTATATTCTTCAACATATTCGTATTCAACTTCCATCAGATTGCGTGTTctggatttttttttgagcaactatttgcattaatatagtgatacatatatcttttgctcattttgaaaaataaaagaatttttttaaataatttaaaatacgttaaatttattgcagaaatttttgagatatgctaatattgcatatatgtatgttttgcTAATATAGTGCACAAAAAtaggaaaataatatattaattgggttattttataataaaaataatatatctatgGGCTTGATTGTCACAgatatgtaaattttgatctttattttaaatttaattttttaataatttttataatttatattattcccTAGCACTAAGAGCTagtttgaaatttcttttttatttaaaaaattttttaggagTCGACGATTTATAACAAACcataagttttttatattaattctgaccaataatacaatattttaatgttaatacaaaatatgatAGAATTCATGTAACAGCTTACTCATAAatgttacttataaatattgatttattagattgtgaaattatatactttatttccGTTTCCAATGATTGCAAAGTTTATTTAACCGAAAAAATCGACATGTATGGAAAAACAAAGTGTTCGGTGAAGTGAGATTTATTCTCTTCTCATTTACATGCTCGATTAATTCTGTCTTGCAGAAAAATGCACCGTTATACTCAAAGGTCGTgatataaactaataaataatccTTGTCGCTTGCGCATGTAACATCATAAACGGAATATTTGAATGTCGGTAAATTGAATTACGCGATGGAAGTCGCAGCAATTAAAGAGTCAAGGAGGTGTCAAAGTTGAAGTTGGGTTGTGAGGTCGGCAAAATTCAATTAACAACGAATTCGAGTTGATCGAACTTTGGAGTTTTCTTTGAAATTCACTcggtactttttatttttttttcatttctgtaAATAGAGGAGTTTGAAATTATATGtctttaataacataataataccAGCTATCGTATGCAAGAGATCTCAACACGCTTCGAttacaattttgaatatattaatcttgtacactataaatttctttcggcttattatttttattttatgaaacaactttatatctttgaaaaaatattttcatataattcataattcaCGAGTTTTCCAATCATGAAGAATAACTTGATACTCGAGTAGTTCGTTAGTctgtatgttaattttacacataggTAATGTAAGGTTGTCGATCTACAAATTTAGTTATCGATTCATTATCTTCCATCTCATCTCTAAACAGattgaagaatttaaaagcatttggtccgtgatatacatatttttgcgGTGCTGATGAAGTCGGCCAAACCCATGCTTCACGGTATTTGTCACGATAATCGTCATTCCATGCTGTTTCCATAGGAGGATCAAATCTTATAGAAGGCTTGTTGGGAGAGAGATTGAAATAATccgtataaatattacaatttgg
This genomic stretch from Monomorium pharaonis isolate MP-MQ-018 chromosome 4, ASM1337386v2, whole genome shotgun sequence harbors:
- the LOC114253989 gene encoding uncharacterized protein LOC114253989; this encodes MLPYRGLYLVIIISLISIILADIQSGYVQQFGSDLHYSTLPQYKIIHHNKRTRRSDLTNSEFSTSAFVTHGNDVTAKLPSTDIKHSTIDSYELINTNDKRVKNRQIKNDDITEPAITPFSNTYIYPIHTYLPHYYCNNLNERPQVILRFLPKQTELTKFSMEPASNGYRSKQQKEILNINLTDRKQDKIQNVVPSRKNFVPTFEEVRVPLLYYTFREMPFFGRNSQLN